In Pseudomonas fluorescens, a genomic segment contains:
- the glyA gene encoding serine hydroxymethyltransferase → MFSKKDQIQGYDDALLAAMNAEEQRQEDHIELIASENYTSKRVMEAQGSGLTNKYAEGYPGKRYYGGCEHVDKVEALAIERAKQLFGADYANVQPHSGSSANSAVYLALLNAGDTILGMSLAHGGHLTHGAKVSSSGKLYNAVQYGINTDTGLIDYDEVERLAVEHKPKMVVAGFSAYSKTLDFPRFRAIADKVGALLFVDMAHVAGLVAAGLYPNPLPYADVVTTTTHKTLRGPRGGLILAKANEEIEKKLNAAVFPGAQGGPLMHVIAGKAVCFKEAQEPGFKAYQQQVIDNAQAMASVFIKRGYDVVSGGTDNHLFLVSLIRQGLTGKEADAALGRAHITVNKNAVPNDPQSPFVTSGLRIGTPAVTTRGFKVPQCIELAGWICDILDNLGDADVEANVAKHVSALCADFPVYR, encoded by the coding sequence ATGTTCAGCAAGAAAGACCAGATCCAGGGTTATGACGATGCACTGCTGGCGGCGATGAATGCCGAGGAGCAACGTCAGGAAGATCATATCGAGCTGATCGCGTCGGAGAACTACACCAGCAAGCGCGTCATGGAAGCCCAGGGCAGCGGCCTCACCAACAAATACGCCGAAGGCTACCCAGGCAAGCGCTACTACGGTGGTTGCGAGCACGTGGACAAGGTCGAGGCCCTGGCCATCGAGCGCGCCAAGCAGCTGTTCGGCGCCGATTACGCCAACGTACAGCCGCACTCCGGCTCCTCCGCCAACAGTGCGGTTTACCTGGCGCTGCTGAACGCCGGCGACACCATCCTCGGCATGAGCCTGGCCCACGGCGGCCACCTGACCCACGGCGCCAAAGTGTCGTCCTCGGGCAAGCTGTACAACGCCGTGCAGTACGGCATCAACACCGACACCGGCCTGATCGACTACGACGAAGTCGAGCGCCTGGCCGTAGAACACAAACCGAAGATGGTAGTGGCCGGTTTCTCCGCCTACTCCAAGACCCTGGATTTCCCACGTTTTCGCGCGATCGCCGACAAGGTCGGGGCGCTGCTGTTCGTCGACATGGCCCACGTTGCTGGCCTGGTCGCCGCTGGCCTGTACCCGAACCCGCTGCCGTACGCCGATGTGGTCACCACCACCACCCACAAGACCCTGCGCGGTCCCCGTGGCGGTTTGATCCTGGCCAAGGCCAACGAAGAAATCGAGAAGAAACTCAACGCTGCCGTATTCCCCGGCGCCCAGGGCGGCCCGCTGATGCATGTGATCGCCGGCAAGGCGGTGTGCTTCAAGGAAGCCCAGGAGCCAGGCTTCAAGGCCTACCAGCAACAAGTGATCGACAATGCCCAGGCCATGGCCAGCGTGTTTATCAAACGCGGCTACGATGTAGTGTCCGGCGGCACCGATAACCACCTGTTCCTGGTCAGCCTGATCCGTCAGGGCCTCACCGGCAAAGAGGCGGACGCCGCCCTTGGTCGCGCCCACATCACCGTCAACAAGAACGCCGTACCGAACGACCCGCAGTCGCCGTTCGTGACCTCGGGCCTGCGCATCGGCACCCCGGCGGTGACCACGCGCGGTTTCAAAGTGCCGCAGTGCATCGAGCTGGCCGGCTGGATCTGCGACATCCTCGACAACCTCGGCGATGCCGACGTCGAGGCCAACGTGGCCAAGCACGTGTCTGCCCTGTGCGCTGATTTCCCGGTTTATCGCTGA
- a CDS encoding threonine aldolase family protein — MTDKSQQFASDNYSGICPEAWAAMEQANHGHQRAYGDDEWTHRAADGFRNLFETDCEVFFAFNGTAANSLALSSLCQSYHSVICSETAHVETDECGAPEFFSNGSKLLTARTENGKLTPESIREIALKRQDIHYPKPRVVTLTQATEVGSVYTPEEIRAISATCKELGLNLHMDGARFSNACAFLGCSPADLTWKAGVDVLCFGGTKNGMAVGEAILFFNHKLAEDFDYRCKQAGQLASKMRFLSAPWVGLLENDAWLKHARHANHCAQLLSSLVADIPGVELMFPVQANGVFLQLSEPAIAALTAKGWRFYTFIGKGGARFMCAWDTEEERVRELAADIREVMGA; from the coding sequence ATGACCGACAAGAGCCAGCAATTCGCCAGCGACAACTATTCCGGCATCTGCCCGGAAGCCTGGGCCGCCATGGAACAAGCCAACCACGGCCACCAGCGCGCCTATGGCGACGATGAATGGACCCACCGCGCCGCCGACGGTTTCCGTAACCTGTTCGAAACCGACTGCGAAGTGTTCTTCGCCTTCAACGGCACCGCCGCCAACTCCCTGGCGCTGTCTTCGCTGTGCCAGAGCTACCATAGCGTGATTTGCTCGGAAACCGCCCACGTCGAAACCGACGAGTGCGGCGCACCGGAGTTTTTCTCCAACGGCTCGAAACTGCTCACTGCCCGCACTGAAAACGGCAAGCTGACCCCGGAATCGATCCGCGAGATCGCCCTCAAGCGCCAGGACATCCATTACCCCAAACCGCGCGTAGTGACCCTGACCCAGGCGACGGAAGTCGGCAGCGTCTACACCCCGGAAGAAATCCGCGCCATCAGCGCCACCTGCAAGGAACTCGGCCTGAACCTGCACATGGACGGCGCGCGCTTTTCCAACGCCTGCGCGTTTCTCGGCTGCTCACCCGCCGACCTGACCTGGAAAGCCGGGGTGGACGTGTTGTGCTTCGGCGGCACCAAGAACGGCATGGCCGTGGGTGAAGCCATCCTGTTCTTCAACCACAAGCTGGCCGAAGACTTCGACTACCGCTGCAAACAGGCCGGCCAACTGGCCTCGAAGATGCGCTTCCTCTCCGCCCCCTGGGTGGGCCTGCTGGAAAACGACGCCTGGCTCAAACACGCACGCCACGCCAACCACTGCGCGCAGTTGCTCAGCAGCCTGGTGGCGGATATTCCCGGCGTGGAGTTGATGTTCCCGGTGCAGGCCAACGGCGTGTTCCTGCAACTGTCGGAACCGGCGATTGCAGCGTTGACGGCCAAGGGCTGGCGCTTCTACACCTTTATCGGCAAAGGCGGCGCGCGATTCATGTGTGCATGGGATACCGAAGAAGAACGCGTGCGCGAACTGGCGGCGGATATTCGCGAAGTCATGGGTGCCTGA
- a CDS encoding TraX family protein, which translates to MHGTETMAVGRVRDGALDLLKWLALLCMVLDHLRYVGLSLDGLYVPGRLAFPWFCLAIAANLHRVRNAPVTGQWRYLGWLLLFSVISEVPYRMFIDDADTLNVLPTLALGLLVARGWQQKALVDRGLALIAVTIAAVFSTQLMFGFFGVLLPLAMLLVFRRPWYFSLLPGLVCVAANQWQILLDSGTPVALMGLAACLIAPLAGLVLLRHARSASPPAMRRWAYSLYPLHFLLLLLVRKIIA; encoded by the coding sequence ATGCACGGTACTGAAACGATGGCTGTCGGACGTGTCCGTGATGGCGCTTTGGATTTGCTCAAGTGGCTGGCGCTGCTGTGCATGGTGCTCGATCACCTGCGCTACGTCGGCCTGAGCCTGGATGGCCTGTATGTACCAGGGCGCCTGGCGTTCCCGTGGTTTTGCCTGGCGATTGCGGCGAATCTGCATCGGGTCAGGAACGCACCCGTGACCGGCCAGTGGCGCTACCTGGGTTGGTTGTTGCTGTTCAGTGTGATCAGCGAAGTGCCGTACCGGATGTTTATCGACGATGCCGATACGTTGAATGTGCTGCCGACCCTGGCCTTGGGGTTGCTGGTTGCCCGAGGATGGCAGCAGAAGGCGCTGGTTGATCGAGGATTGGCGCTGATCGCTGTCACGATAGCCGCGGTATTTTCGACGCAGTTAATGTTCGGTTTCTTTGGTGTATTGCTGCCACTGGCGATGCTGCTGGTGTTTCGCAGGCCTTGGTATTTCAGTCTGTTGCCGGGCCTGGTGTGCGTGGCCGCCAACCAATGGCAGATCCTGCTCGATAGCGGCACGCCGGTGGCGCTGATGGGGTTGGCGGCGTGCCTGATTGCGCCGTTGGCGGGATTGGTCCTGTTGCGACATGCCCGCAGCGCCTCGCCGCCAGCCATGCGCCGCTGGGCCTATTCCCTCTATCCCCTGCATTTCCTGCTGCTGCTACTCGTCCGCAAGATCATCGCCTGA
- a CDS encoding sarcosine oxidase subunit beta has protein sequence MQRYSGFGLFKHSLSHHENWQKMWRTPTPKKVYDVVIVGGGGHGLATAYYLAKEHGITNVAVVEKGWLGGGNTARNTTIVRSNYLWDESAHLYEHAMKLWEGLSQDLNYNVMFSQRGVYNLCHTLQDIRDSERRVSANRLNGVDGELLNAKQVADEIPYLDCSKNTRYPVLGATVQRRGGVARHDAVAWGFARAADALGVDLIQQTEVIGFRKENGVCIGVETNKGFIGAKRVGVVTAGNSGHMASLAGFRLPIESHPLQALVSEPIKPIIDSVIMSNAVHGYISQSDKGDLVIGAGIDGYNGYGQRGSYPVIEHTIQAIVEMFPVLSRVRMNRQWGGIVDTTPDACPIISKTPVPNMFFNCGWGTGGFKATPGSGNVFAASLAKGEMHPLAAPFSIDRFHNGALIDEHGAAAVAH, from the coding sequence ATGCAACGCTACTCGGGCTTCGGCCTCTTCAAGCACTCACTCAGCCATCACGAAAACTGGCAGAAGATGTGGCGCACGCCGACCCCTAAAAAGGTCTACGACGTGGTCATCGTCGGCGGCGGCGGGCATGGTCTGGCAACCGCCTACTACCTGGCCAAAGAGCACGGCATCACCAACGTGGCCGTGGTCGAGAAAGGCTGGCTGGGCGGCGGTAACACCGCGCGCAACACCACCATCGTGCGCTCCAACTACCTGTGGGACGAGTCGGCGCACCTGTACGAACACGCGATGAAACTGTGGGAAGGCCTGTCCCAAGACCTGAACTACAACGTGATGTTCTCCCAGCGTGGCGTCTACAACCTGTGCCACACCCTGCAGGACATCCGTGATTCCGAACGTCGCGTCAGCGCCAACCGCCTTAACGGCGTGGATGGCGAGTTGCTGAATGCCAAGCAAGTGGCCGACGAGATTCCGTACCTGGATTGCTCGAAAAACACGCGCTACCCGGTACTCGGCGCCACCGTGCAACGTCGCGGCGGCGTGGCCCGTCACGATGCCGTGGCCTGGGGCTTTGCCCGTGCGGCCGACGCCCTCGGCGTGGACTTGATCCAGCAGACCGAAGTGATCGGCTTCCGCAAGGAAAACGGCGTGTGCATCGGCGTGGAAACCAACAAGGGTTTTATCGGCGCCAAGCGCGTCGGTGTGGTCACCGCGGGTAACTCCGGGCACATGGCGTCCCTCGCCGGCTTCCGTTTGCCGATCGAATCCCACCCGCTGCAAGCGTTGGTGTCGGAGCCGATCAAGCCGATTATCGACAGCGTGATCATGTCCAACGCCGTGCACGGTTACATCAGCCAGTCCGACAAGGGCGACCTGGTGATCGGCGCCGGTATCGACGGTTACAACGGCTATGGCCAGCGCGGCTCGTACCCGGTGATCGAACACACCATCCAGGCCATCGTCGAGATGTTCCCCGTGCTGTCGCGGGTGCGCATGAACCGCCAGTGGGGCGGTATCGTCGACACCACCCCGGATGCCTGCCCGATCATCTCCAAGACCCCGGTGCCGAACATGTTCTTCAACTGCGGTTGGGGTACCGGTGGCTTCAAGGCCACCCCAGGCTCAGGCAACGTGTTTGCCGCCAGCCTGGCCAAAGGTGAGATGCACCCATTGGCTGCACCTTTCTCCATCGACCGTTTCCACAACGGTGCATTGATCGACGAACACGGCGCTGCGGCCGTCGCCCACTAA
- a CDS encoding sarcosine oxidase subunit gamma: MTAANVYQQRPTTGAKAESSLHHADLASLVGKGRKNAGVTVREKKLLGHLTIRGDGHDAAFAAGVHKALGIELPGALQVIVKGETSLQWLGPDEWLLVVPSGEEFAAEQNLRAALGDLHIQVVNVSGGQQILELSGPNVRDVLMKSTSYDVHPNNFPVGKAVGTVFAKSQLVIRHTAEDTWELVIRRSFSDYWWLWLQDASAEFGLSVQA, from the coding sequence ATGACAGCAGCCAATGTTTACCAACAACGCCCCACCACCGGCGCCAAGGCCGAGTCGTCGCTGCACCATGCCGACCTCGCCAGCCTGGTCGGCAAGGGCCGCAAGAACGCCGGCGTGACCGTGCGTGAAAAGAAACTGCTCGGCCACCTGACCATCCGTGGCGACGGCCATGACGCCGCCTTCGCCGCTGGCGTACACAAAGCCCTGGGCATCGAGTTGCCTGGCGCCCTGCAGGTCATCGTCAAAGGCGAAACCAGCTTGCAATGGCTCGGCCCGGATGAGTGGCTGCTGGTCGTGCCCAGCGGTGAAGAATTCGCCGCCGAACAAAACCTGCGTGCTGCGCTGGGCGACCTGCATATCCAGGTCGTCAACGTCAGCGGCGGCCAGCAGATCCTCGAACTGAGCGGCCCGAACGTGCGTGATGTGCTGATGAAGTCCACCAGCTACGACGTGCACCCCAATAACTTCCCGGTGGGCAAGGCGGTGGGCACGGTGTTCGCCAAGTCGCAACTGGTGATCCGCCATACCGCTGAAGACACCTGGGAGCTGGTGATCCGTCGCAGCTTCTCGGATTACTGGTGGCTGTGGTTGCAGGACGCCTCGGCTGAATTCGGCCTGAGCGTTCAAGCCTGA
- a CDS encoding sarcosine oxidase subunit delta, which produces MLHIFCPHCGELRSEEEFHASGQAHIPRPLDPNACTDEEWGDYMFFRDNPRGLHHELWIHAAGCRQYFNATRDTVTYEILETYKIGSKPQFTAKASGEKV; this is translated from the coding sequence ATGTTGCATATCTTCTGTCCTCACTGTGGCGAACTGCGCTCCGAAGAGGAATTCCACGCGTCCGGCCAAGCGCACATCCCGCGCCCGCTGGACCCGAACGCCTGCACCGATGAAGAGTGGGGCGACTACATGTTCTTCCGCGATAACCCGCGTGGGTTGCACCACGAACTGTGGATTCACGCCGCCGGTTGCCGCCAGTATTTCAACGCGACCCGCGACACCGTGACCTACGAAATTCTTGAAACCTACAAGATTGGCAGCAAGCCGCAATTCACCGCCAAGGCTTCTGGAGAGAAGGTATGA
- the purU gene encoding formyltetrahydrofolate deformylase translates to MSRAPDTWILTADCPSVLGTVDAVTRYLFEQGCYVTEHHSFDDRLSGRFFIRVEFRQPDGFDEQAFRAGLATRGEAFGMIFELTAPNYRPKVVIMVSKADHCLNDLLYRQRIGQLSMDVVAVVSNHPDLKPLADWHQIPYYHFPLDPNDKPSQERQVWQVIEETGAELVILARYMQVLSPELCRKLDGKAINIHHSLLPGFKGAKPYHQAYNKGVKLVGATAHYINNDLDEGPIIAQGVEVVDHSHYPEDLIAKGRDIEGLTLARAVGYHIERRVFLNANRTVVL, encoded by the coding sequence ATGAGCCGCGCACCCGATACATGGATTTTGACTGCCGACTGCCCCAGCGTGCTCGGCACGGTGGACGCGGTCACCCGCTACCTGTTCGAGCAGGGCTGTTATGTGACCGAGCACCACTCGTTCGATGACCGCCTCTCGGGCCGATTTTTTATTCGCGTGGAGTTCCGTCAGCCCGACGGTTTCGACGAGCAGGCGTTTCGCGCCGGCCTGGCCACGCGCGGCGAAGCCTTTGGCATGATCTTCGAGCTGACGGCGCCGAACTACCGGCCAAAAGTGGTGATCATGGTCTCCAAGGCCGATCACTGCCTGAACGATCTGCTGTACCGCCAGCGGATCGGCCAACTGTCGATGGACGTGGTCGCGGTGGTGTCCAACCACCCTGATTTGAAACCGTTGGCCGACTGGCACCAGATTCCCTACTACCATTTCCCTCTCGACCCGAACGACAAACCGTCCCAGGAGCGTCAGGTGTGGCAAGTGATCGAAGAGACCGGCGCCGAACTGGTGATCCTTGCGCGCTACATGCAAGTGCTGTCGCCGGAGCTGTGCCGCAAGCTGGATGGCAAGGCGATCAATATCCATCACTCCTTGTTGCCGGGGTTCAAGGGCGCCAAGCCGTATCACCAGGCGTACAACAAGGGGGTGAAATTGGTCGGCGCCACGGCGCATTACATCAACAACGATCTGGACGAAGGGCCGATCATCGCCCAGGGCGTGGAGGTGGTGGATCACAGCCACTATCCCGAGGATTTGATTGCCAAGGGGCGCGATATCGAAGGGCTTACCTTGGCCCGGGCGGTGGGGTATCACATTGAGCGGCGGGTGTTTCTGAACGCCAATAGGACGGTGGTGCTCTGA
- a CDS encoding sarcosine oxidase subunit alpha — protein MSQINRLSNGGRIDRNKVLTFSFNGQSYKGFEGDTLAAALLANGVDIIGRSFKYSRPRGIFAAGAEEPNAVLQIGATEATQIPNVRATQQALYQGLVATSTNGWPSVNNDMMGILGKVGGKLMPPGFYYKTFMYPQSFWMTYEKYIRKAAGLGRSPTENDPDTYDNFNRHCDVLVVGAGPAGLAAALAAARSGARVIIADEQEEFGGSLLDSRESLDGKPATEWVASVIAELKALPDVVLLPRATVNGYHDHNFLTIHERLTDHLGDRAPIGQVRQRIHRVRAKRVVLATGACERPLVYGNNDVPGNMLAGAVSTYVRRYGVAPGKKLVLSTNNDHAYRVALDWFDAGLQVVAVADARHNPRGALVEEARAKGIRILTGSAVIEARGSKHVTAARVAAIDVKAHKVTSPGEWLDCDLVASSGGYSPVVHLASHLGGKPTWREDILGFVPGEAPQKRVCVGGINGVYGLGDSLADGFEGGVRAASEAGFTPVEGTLPKALSRLEEPTLALFQVPHEKATARAPKQFVDLQNDVTAAAIELATREGFESVEHVKRYTALGFGTDQGKLGNVNGLAIAARSLNVTIPQMGTTMFRPNYTPVTFGAVAGRHCGHIFEPVRYTALHAWHVKNGAEFEDVGQWKRPWYFPRNGEDLHAAVKRECLAVRDSVGLLDASTLGKIDIQGPDAREFLNRIYSNAWTKLDVGKARYGLMCKEDGMVFDDGVTACLADNHFLMTTTTGGAARVLQWLEIYQQTEWPDLKVYFTSVTDHWATMTLSGPNSRKLLAEVTDIDLDKDGFPFMTWKEGLVGGVPARVFRISFTGELSYEVNVQADYAMGVLEQIVEAGKKYNLTPYGTETMHVLRAEKGFIIVGQDTDGSMTPDDLNMGWCVGRTKPFSWIGWRGMNREDCVREERKQLVGLKPVDPKVWLPEGAQLVFDPKQAIPMKMVGHVTSSYAHNSLGYSFAMAVVKGGLKRIGERVFSPQADGSVIEAEIVSSVFFDPKGERQNI, from the coding sequence ATGAGCCAGATCAATCGCCTGTCCAACGGTGGCCGGATCGACCGTAACAAAGTCCTGACCTTCAGCTTCAACGGCCAGAGCTACAAAGGCTTCGAAGGTGACACCCTGGCCGCTGCATTGCTGGCCAACGGCGTCGACATCATCGGCCGCAGCTTCAAGTATTCGCGCCCACGCGGCATCTTTGCCGCCGGCGCCGAAGAGCCGAACGCGGTGCTGCAGATCGGTGCCACCGAAGCCACCCAGATTCCCAACGTGCGTGCTACGCAACAGGCGCTGTACCAGGGGTTGGTTGCCACCAGCACCAACGGCTGGCCGAGCGTGAACAACGACATGATGGGCATTCTTGGCAAGGTCGGCGGCAAGCTGATGCCGCCGGGTTTCTACTACAAAACCTTCATGTACCCGCAATCGTTCTGGATGACCTACGAGAAGTACATCCGCAAGGCTGCCGGCCTTGGCCGCTCGCCGACCGAGAACGATCCGGACACCTACGACAACTTCAACCGTCATTGCGACGTGCTGGTGGTCGGCGCCGGCCCTGCTGGCCTGGCGGCTGCACTGGCCGCCGCGCGCAGCGGTGCCCGCGTGATCATCGCCGATGAGCAGGAAGAGTTCGGCGGTTCCTTGCTCGACTCCCGCGAAAGCCTCGACGGCAAGCCCGCCACGGAATGGGTCGCCAGCGTTATCGCCGAACTGAAAGCCCTGCCGGACGTGGTGCTGCTGCCCCGCGCCACCGTCAACGGTTACCACGACCATAACTTCCTGACCATTCACGAGCGCCTGACCGACCATCTCGGTGACCGTGCACCGATTGGCCAGGTGCGCCAGCGCATCCACCGTGTGCGTGCCAAGCGTGTGGTCCTGGCGACCGGTGCGTGTGAGCGTCCGCTGGTGTACGGCAACAACGATGTACCGGGCAATATGCTCGCCGGCGCGGTCTCCACCTACGTGCGCCGCTACGGCGTGGCACCGGGCAAGAAACTGGTGCTGTCGACCAACAACGATCACGCCTACCGCGTTGCCCTGGACTGGTTTGACGCTGGCCTGCAGGTGGTCGCCGTGGCCGATGCCCGTCACAACCCACGTGGCGCGCTGGTGGAAGAAGCGCGCGCCAAAGGCATTCGTATCCTCACTGGCAGCGCCGTGATCGAGGCCCGTGGCAGTAAGCACGTCACCGCCGCTCGCGTGGCTGCCATCGATGTGAAAGCCCACAAAGTCACCAGCCCCGGCGAGTGGCTGGACTGCGACCTGGTGGCCAGCTCCGGCGGCTACAGCCCGGTGGTCCACTTGGCCTCGCACCTGGGCGGCAAACCGACCTGGCGTGAAGACATCCTCGGTTTTGTACCGGGCGAAGCCCCGCAGAAACGCGTGTGCGTCGGTGGCATCAATGGCGTCTACGGCCTTGGCGATTCCCTGGCGGACGGTTTTGAAGGCGGCGTGCGCGCGGCCAGCGAAGCCGGCTTTACCCCGGTGGAAGGCACGTTGCCCAAAGCCTTGAGCCGTCTTGAAGAGCCGACCCTGGCGCTGTTCCAAGTGCCTCACGAGAAAGCTACCGCACGGGCGCCGAAGCAATTTGTCGACCTGCAAAACGACGTCACCGCCGCCGCCATCGAGCTTGCTACCCGCGAGGGTTTCGAGTCGGTCGAGCACGTCAAGCGCTACACCGCGCTGGGTTTCGGCACCGACCAGGGCAAGCTGGGTAACGTCAACGGCCTGGCGATTGCCGCGCGCTCGCTGAACGTGACCATCCCGCAGATGGGCACCACCATGTTCCGTCCCAACTACACGCCGGTGACCTTCGGCGCGGTAGCGGGCCGTCACTGTGGGCATATCTTCGAGCCGGTGCGCTACACCGCGCTGCACGCCTGGCACGTTAAAAACGGCGCCGAATTTGAAGATGTCGGCCAGTGGAAACGCCCATGGTACTTCCCACGCAATGGCGAAGACCTGCACGCCGCCGTGAAACGTGAATGCCTGGCCGTGCGCGACAGCGTCGGCCTGCTGGATGCCTCCACCCTCGGCAAAATCGACATCCAGGGCCCGGATGCGCGTGAGTTCCTCAACCGCATCTACAGCAACGCCTGGACCAAGCTCGACGTGGGCAAGGCGCGCTATGGCCTGATGTGCAAGGAAGACGGCATGGTCTTCGATGACGGCGTCACCGCCTGCCTTGCCGACAACCACTTCCTGATGACCACCACCACCGGCGGCGCGGCTCGCGTACTCCAGTGGCTGGAAATCTACCAGCAGACCGAATGGCCGGACCTGAAGGTGTACTTCACCTCGGTCACCGACCACTGGGCGACCATGACCCTGTCCGGTCCCAACAGCCGCAAGCTGTTGGCGGAAGTCACCGACATCGACCTGGACAAGGACGGCTTCCCGTTCATGACCTGGAAGGAAGGCTTGGTTGGCGGTGTGCCGGCGCGGGTGTTCCGTATCTCGTTTACCGGTGAGTTGTCGTACGAAGTCAACGTGCAGGCCGACTACGCCATGGGCGTGCTGGAGCAAATCGTCGAGGCGGGCAAAAAGTACAACCTGACCCCGTACGGCACCGAAACCATGCACGTACTGCGTGCCGAGAAAGGTTTCATCATCGTTGGCCAGGACACTGACGGCTCGATGACCCCGGACGACCTGAACATGGGCTGGTGCGTAGGCCGCACCAAACCGTTCTCGTGGATCGGCTGGCGCGGCATGAACCGTGAAGACTGCGTGCGCGAAGAGCGTAAGCAACTGGTGGGCTTGAAGCCGGTCGATCCAAAAGTGTGGCTGCCGGAAGGCGCGCAGTTGGTGTTCGATCCGAAGCAGGCGATTCCGATGAAGATGGTTGGCCACGTCACCTCCAGCTATGCGCATAACTCCCTGGGTTATTCGTTTGCGATGGCGGTGGTCAAGGGCGGCTTGAAGCGTATCGGTGAGCGGGTGTTCTCGCCGCAAGCGGATGGCAGTGTGATCGAGGCGGAGATCGTGTCTTCGGTGTTCTTTGACCCGAAAGGCGAGCGGCAGAACATCTGA